From the Polaribacter tangerinus genome, the window TAATTCATTTTTAACAATAAAACCTATAAAATGCCTTATTTTTGCAATGTTTAAAAGGGTTTTAATCATTTTTATATAGAATGATTCTAAATAAAAAGAAAAGTAACTAATTATTTTTTATGATAAAAAATGTCGGAGAAAGTTCTTTCGAGGAAATAAACCTAGAAAAAGGTTTTTATGTACTTCATTTTCAGAACGAAAGCGAAGAGGCCATAACTTTTGAAAGAAAAATAGATAGTTCATTTATTCAAATGCACTTTTGTTTGCGAGGAAACTCAAAATTTCTATTTAATGATGGAAATTATACTTTTGATGTTTTAGACAACAGGTCTATACTTTTGTACAACCCGCAAAGAACATTGCCTATAAACTTAGAAATACAATCTAAAACTACGTTAGTTTCTTTGTTAATTTCAATTGAAAAATTTCACTCACTATTTTCTAAAGAATCGGGATATATTCCTTTTTTAAGTGATGAAAATAGCCATCGAAAATTTTATGATGATACAGAAATAAAACCAACGGTTGCCATTGTTTTACAACAAATTATTAATTCGAATACCAATAGTTCTATTCGAGAATTATATGTAAAAGGTAAAATATACGAATTGCTTAGTTTGCATTTTCAGAAAGATGAAAGCACTACAGGCGAGTATTGTCCTTTTTTAGTTGATGAACAAAACGTATTAAAAATAAGAAAAGCAAAAGATATTATAATTTCTAGAATGGCAGAACCACCAAGTCTACAAGAATTAGCAAACGAAATAGGCTTAAATTTAAAAAAATTAAAAGAAGGATTTAAACAAATTTATGGCGATACAGTTTATAGTTTTCTTTTTGATTACAAGATGGAACAAGCTAGAAAACTTTTAGAAAGCAACCAATACAATGTAAATGAAGTTGGGGTTCAGGTAGGATACAGCACAGCCAGTCATTTTATTGCTGCTTTTAAAAAGAAATTTGGTACAACACCAAAAAAATATGTAATGAGCTTAAATAGGTAAAATTTGGAACAACTAACCCATTATCAAATAGAAAATTTACAAAAAAAGTTTCCAATAACTATTGTTTGTGACGCTATTAGAACACCTGAAAACATTGGTATGTGCTTTCGAATTTCTGAAAGTTTTGGAGTCTCTAAAATATATTTTCACGAAAATTCTCCATCTTCAGAAAATAGAATTGTAAAAAAAACAG encodes:
- a CDS encoding helix-turn-helix domain-containing protein, with the translated sequence MIKNVGESSFEEINLEKGFYVLHFQNESEEAITFERKIDSSFIQMHFCLRGNSKFLFNDGNYTFDVLDNRSILLYNPQRTLPINLEIQSKTTLVSLLISIEKFHSLFSKESGYIPFLSDENSHRKFYDDTEIKPTVAIVLQQIINSNTNSSIRELYVKGKIYELLSLHFQKDESTTGEYCPFLVDEQNVLKIRKAKDIIISRMAEPPSLQELANEIGLNLKKLKEGFKQIYGDTVYSFLFDYKMEQARKLLESNQYNVNEVGVQVGYSTASHFIAAFKKKFGTTPKKYVMSLNR